One genomic segment of Catalinimonas alkaloidigena includes these proteins:
- a CDS encoding Tex family protein, which produces MQQHISKIAEELQIKASQVSATIKLLDEGATVPFISRYRKEMTGSLDEVAVTNIRDRVTQLRELDKRRESILKSIEEQGKLTSELTDKINAAENMARLEDLYLPYKPKRRTKATIAKEKGLEPLATLIFEQEKANLAEEARKYIDAEKEVNNEEEALQGARDIIAEWINEDQEARANMRDLFMKKATFQCKVISGKEEEGQKYKDYFEWEEPVKTAPSHRVLAMRRGEKEMILMLNITPPEEEALQLLKKSFVKGNSPLSEQVELATKDSYKRLLKPSIETDIRLSTKKKADEEAIHVFTDNLRELLMSSPLGEKNTLAIDPGFRTGCKLVCLNKQGRLLENTAIFPNEPQRKTTEAEAIILAYCQKYEIEAIAIGNGTASRETEAFVRGIKHLPKNIQIVMVNESGASVYSASDVAREEFPDYDLTVRGAVSIGRRLMDPLAELVKLDPKSIGVGQYQHDVDQTALRQSLDDTVVSCVNNVGVEVNTASKQLLTYVSGLGPSLAQSIVNYRDEKGPFKTRGELLSIPRLGNKAFEQAAGFLRIRDADNPLDRSAVHPERYETVNQMAADLGCTIEDLIKDENLRKRINLKQYVSEDVGLPTLEDIMAELSKPGRDPREQFEAFQFMEGVHEIEDLKVGMKLPGIVTNVTNFGAFVDLGVHQDGLVHISHLADKFVDNPAEIVKVHQQVQVTVMEVDVARKRIGLSMKSDPFAPPKKGGNKPAKKRSKQEGDSGDLQSKLAMLKNKFR; this is translated from the coding sequence ATGCAGCAGCATATTTCAAAAATTGCCGAAGAGTTACAAATCAAGGCTTCACAAGTGTCCGCAACCATCAAGCTACTTGATGAGGGCGCTACTGTTCCTTTTATCTCTCGTTACCGAAAAGAAATGACTGGAAGCTTAGACGAAGTTGCCGTTACTAACATAAGAGATCGGGTGACACAACTTAGAGAGCTGGACAAACGCAGAGAAAGTATTCTTAAATCAATAGAGGAGCAGGGAAAGCTGACTAGCGAGCTGACGGATAAAATTAATGCCGCTGAGAACATGGCCCGCTTGGAAGATTTATACCTACCTTATAAACCAAAAAGAAGAACTAAAGCAACCATAGCCAAAGAAAAAGGGCTTGAACCTTTAGCAACTTTAATCTTCGAGCAGGAAAAAGCAAACTTAGCTGAAGAAGCAAGAAAATATATAGATGCTGAAAAAGAAGTTAACAATGAAGAAGAAGCGCTTCAGGGGGCGCGTGATATAATCGCGGAATGGATAAATGAAGATCAGGAAGCTCGCGCGAACATGCGAGATTTATTCATGAAAAAAGCAACTTTCCAGTGTAAAGTAATTAGTGGAAAAGAAGAAGAAGGGCAAAAGTATAAGGACTATTTTGAATGGGAAGAACCGGTTAAAACAGCCCCTTCACATCGTGTTCTGGCAATGAGAAGAGGCGAGAAGGAAATGATCCTTATGCTTAATATCACACCCCCGGAGGAAGAAGCTTTGCAATTGCTGAAAAAATCTTTTGTAAAAGGTAATTCACCGCTCTCAGAGCAAGTAGAATTGGCTACCAAAGACAGTTACAAGCGCCTACTCAAACCTTCCATAGAAACAGATATAAGACTGTCAACCAAGAAAAAAGCCGATGAAGAAGCAATCCATGTTTTTACTGACAACTTAAGGGAATTATTGATGTCCTCTCCCCTGGGTGAAAAAAACACCCTGGCTATTGATCCTGGTTTTCGTACAGGCTGCAAACTTGTATGTTTGAATAAGCAGGGAAGGTTACTTGAAAACACAGCCATTTTCCCTAATGAACCGCAGCGTAAAACAACTGAGGCTGAAGCAATAATACTGGCATACTGCCAGAAGTATGAAATAGAAGCAATCGCCATAGGTAATGGGACAGCCAGCAGAGAAACAGAGGCTTTCGTACGGGGAATTAAGCATTTGCCAAAAAATATACAGATAGTGATGGTCAATGAAAGCGGGGCGTCAGTATACTCCGCGTCTGATGTTGCCAGAGAAGAGTTTCCCGACTATGACCTTACTGTAAGAGGTGCAGTTTCTATCGGTAGAAGGTTGATGGACCCTCTCGCGGAGCTGGTAAAATTGGACCCTAAATCCATAGGGGTAGGACAATACCAACACGACGTAGACCAGACGGCCTTACGTCAGAGTCTGGACGATACGGTAGTCAGTTGTGTAAACAACGTAGGTGTGGAAGTAAATACAGCGAGTAAGCAATTGTTGACATATGTATCCGGTTTGGGCCCTTCCTTAGCACAGAGCATTGTTAACTACCGGGATGAGAAAGGCCCCTTTAAAACGAGAGGAGAACTCTTGAGCATACCTCGTCTTGGGAATAAAGCATTTGAGCAGGCTGCGGGATTTTTAAGAATAAGAGATGCGGATAACCCACTTGACCGTAGTGCGGTTCACCCTGAAAGATACGAAACTGTCAACCAGATGGCAGCTGACCTGGGCTGTACCATAGAAGATTTGATCAAGGATGAAAACTTACGTAAGCGCATTAACTTAAAGCAGTATGTATCAGAAGATGTAGGGCTTCCTACGCTGGAAGATATCATGGCTGAGCTTTCCAAACCCGGCCGTGACCCCCGCGAACAGTTTGAAGCTTTTCAGTTTATGGAAGGTGTACATGAGATAGAAGATTTGAAAGTAGGGATGAAACTACCCGGCATCGTTACCAATGTTACAAATTTTGGAGCATTTGTTGACCTCGGAGTTCACCAGGACGGATTAGTACACATTAGCCATCTGGCTGATAAGTTTGTGGATAACCCCGCTGAAATTGTTAAAGTACACCAGCAAGTGCAGGTAACAGTGATGGAAGTGGATGTTGCCAGAAAAAGAATTGGACTATCTATGAAAAGTGATCCCTTTGCTCCACCAAAAAAAGGTGGAAACAAACCCGCGAAAAAAAGAAGTAAGCAGGAGGGTGACAGTGGGGATCTTCAATCTAAACTTGCCATGCTAAAAAACAAATTCAGATAA